The following are encoded together in the Salvelinus fontinalis isolate EN_2023a chromosome 38, ASM2944872v1, whole genome shotgun sequence genome:
- the nkd2b gene encoding protein naked cuticle homolog 2-like, producing the protein MGKLQSKHAGKRRENPEGDSFVVNAFLRRAMEECERYSSSDHKLNNIQEFPHSELKERQLLDHHCPLEVVLPPEKAAEGCDTYLQYPHTDPGPDRQLLRGGDAGKASGKKRISLDDLECDVSVEEDNRQEWIFTLYDFDNSGKVTKEDMSSLMHTIYDVVDASVNHSSCHSKRKTLRVKLTVTPEPGARRRDPISTGPDRESGRLHQEEGRSADRRLSSHIRPGQSSEGQHYCVDENTERRNHYLDLAGIENYTSRFEGSTPPPPPQETHVRTSQSQNRSRSQEPEAHAAHAHQRRSQVISENYSPLEARGRGASHFLKSPKGTSKGAGIGGTNGGIERGKSSKYHAGGHYPPQPPALQTLLHTGNSSSGGHGGQDVYHLPFSSHHQHPLQHSHSKRLRAKAREGQGLSPSKTPLSPHSNPQHQYQQQHQHQQHQQQAPPPPPCLEREKEREQGSGSFVLPLVQRHEHRHHHEHHHHHHYHHHHQT; encoded by the exons GAGTTTCCACATAGTGAGCTGAAGGAGAGACAGCTCTTAGACCATCACTGTCCCCTAGAGG TGGTTCTCCCTCCAGAGAAGGCTGCTGAGGGCTGTGACACTTACCTGCAGTACCCCCACACAGACCCAGGGCCAGACAGGCAGCTACTGAGAGGAGGGGACGCAGGCAAAGCCTCTGGGAAGAAACGCATCAGCTTGGAT GACCTAGAGTGTGACGTATCAGTGGAGGAAGATAATCGTCAGGAATGGATCTTCACCCTCTATGACTTTGACAACAGTGGCAAAGTTACTAAAGAG GACATGTCCAGTCTGATGCACACCATCTATGATGTGGTGGACGCCTCGGTCAATCACTCGTCCTGCCACAGTAAGAGGAAGACCCTACGGGTCAAACTGACCGTCACACCAGAGCCCGGTGCTCGCAGGAGAGACCCCATCTCCACTGGACCAG ACCGGGAGTCAGGACGCCTTCACCAGGAGGAGGGACGATCAGCAGACAGACGGCTTTCTTCTCACAtcag GCCAGGTCAGAGCAGTGAGGGACAGCATTACTGTGTGGATGAGAACACTGAGAGGAGGAACCACTATCTGGACCTAGCTGGTATAGAGAACTACACCTCCAGGTTTGAAG GATCCACCCCTCCTCCGCCCCCCCAGGAGACCCATGTGCGGACCTCCCAGTCCCAGAACCGCTCCCGTTCCCAGGAGCCCGAGGCCCACGCCGCCCACGCCCACCAGCGCCGCTCGCAGGTCATCAGTGAGAACTACAGCCCTCTAGAAGCCCGGGGTCGGGGCGCGTCACACTTCCTCAAGTCCCCCAAAGGAACATCTAAAGGAGCCGGCATCGGAGGGACCAATGGGGGAATTGAAAGGGGCAAGTCCAGTAAATACCACGCTGGGGGGCATTACCCTCCTCAGCCTCCTGCTCTCCAGACCCTGCTGCATACAGGGAATTCCTCATCTGGGGGTCACGGAGGTCAGGATGTGTACCACCTCCCCTTCTCCAGCCACCACCAGCACCCTCTGCAGCACAGCCACAGCAAACGGCTCCGGGCCAAAGCCAGGGAGGGTCAGGGCCTGTCCCCGTCCAAAACGCCCCTGTCACCTCACTCCAATCCCCAGCATCAGTatcagcagcagcatcagcaTCAGCAGCATCAGCAGCAGGCTCCCCCGCCTCCCCCTTGTcttgagagggagaaggagagggagcagGGGTCTGGGTCCTTTGTGTTGCCTCTGGTGCAGCGTCACGAGCACCGCCACCACCAcgaacaccaccatcaccaccactaccaccaccaccaccagacatGA